A segment of the Asinibacterium sp. OR53 genome:
ATTTCCTGTAAGTCATGCAAAAGAAAATTATGCGTTGAAAGAAGGAGTGGATCACCTGCTGCAAGTAAATACTGATAAAGTAATACTGGCGGAGCAAAATTTATCAATATGACTTTTGTGCAATTGGAATACATCATCGCCGTGGATACCTGGCGGCATTTTGCAACAGCCGCAGAACATTGCTTTGTATCGCAACCCACACTCAGTATGCAAATACAGAAAGCAGAAAAAGAGTTGGGCGTTAAAATATTCGACAGAAGCAAGCAACCTGTCATCCCCACCGAGATGGGCCGGGAATTGATTGAGCAGGCGCGTAAGATCATGGCAGAGAAGAAGCGAATGGATGAGATGGTAAATGCGAAAAAGGGTATCCTTTCAGGTGAACTGCGTATGGGCATTATTCCTACACTGGCACCTTACCTGCTGCCTTTGTTTTTGCAGCAATTCACTAAAAAATATCCGTTGGTAAAATTGATCATCAATGAAATGATGACAGACCAGATCATCTCCCGTTTGCGCGACGGAAAGATAGATATGGGTATACTCGTTACGCCTTTGCAGGAAAACGGTATCAAAGAATACCCGCTTTTTTACGAAGAAATGATGGCCTATGTTTCCAAACATCATGCGGCTTATAAAAAAACATACGTGCTTCCGCAAGACATTCACCCCGATAAATTATGGTTGTTAGAAGAAGGTCACTGTTTCCGCGACCAGATCATGAACCTCTGTGAGCTTCAAAAAGCCAGCAAGAGCGCCAATAATTTCGAGTATGAGGCCGGCAGCATCGAAACACTGCGAAGAATGGTGGAATTGAATGACGGTATTACCATATTACCCGAATTAGCCACGATGGACATGGGAGCGCGCCAGCAAAACCTCATCCGTCATTTTAAAAAACCTGCCCCTATGCGTGAAGTGAGTATGGTAGTGCACCGCGATTTTGTAAAGAAGCGATTGATCGACATCCTCCAAAAAGAAATTATATCGGCCATACCGGAAAAGATCAGGAAGAATAAGCAGCAAAACGTAGTACCGATAGGAGACCGTTGATGATTATTCAAACTCCCCGCCATCCATATAAACCCGCTTAAGGTTGAATTTGGATACGGGCGCTACGATTAATGGAAATTTCTCAATGGTTACGCTACTGGGATCCAGGCCAAAACCTCTTTCTTCGCCCAGGCTGATCTCCTTCAGCCAGAAATATAATTTCATGATCACCCGCTCAATAATAGGAAGCTCATTATCCTGGCTCAGGTATTTTTCCAGTACGATGAACTGAAAATCGCCCACCACGTTGTTCTTTTCAAGGCTTTCATAGCGACTGGTGATGTTCACTTCTTTGTTGTTAACCAGCTCCGCCACCACTTTCTTGAACATGAGGTTGATCCTTTGCTCTACCCGGAATCCCAATCTGAATTCAACGCGTATGATGTCGTTCGGAATGATGTGTTCCACGCTGAATTCGCAGGTGTAAGGATCATCCAGCACATCCACGTGAACAAACCAGTATATATCTGCGCGCTTTGGTTTTTTATTGAGGATGGAATAGATGATCTTATGCTCGATCTCCTTGGGGTTATTGGCGCTGGTCATGTAAACCAGGTGGGTGGCATATTTAGGGATGGTCCTGTCGTTACTCAACTCCTGGATCATAGGAATATAATGCTCCATCCGCACAAATTCCACATAACGGT
Coding sequences within it:
- a CDS encoding hydrogen peroxide-inducible genes activator, whose amino-acid sequence is MTFVQLEYIIAVDTWRHFATAAEHCFVSQPTLSMQIQKAEKELGVKIFDRSKQPVIPTEMGRELIEQARKIMAEKKRMDEMVNAKKGILSGELRMGIIPTLAPYLLPLFLQQFTKKYPLVKLIINEMMTDQIISRLRDGKIDMGILVTPLQENGIKEYPLFYEEMMAYVSKHHAAYKKTYVLPQDIHPDKLWLLEEGHCFRDQIMNLCELQKASKSANNFEYEAGSIETLRRMVELNDGITILPELATMDMGARQQNLIRHFKKPAPMREVSMVVHRDFVKKRLIDILQKEIISAIPEKIRKNKQQNVVPIGDR